Proteins encoded together in one Chitinophaga varians window:
- a CDS encoding RsmE family RNA methyltransferase gives MDKPIFYAPDIAADAAAYTMNEDTSKYCIQVLRHENGDEVLLADGRGHRFHAVITDDNRKRCGVRITGCDTLPAPSPVLRIAISFTKNTSRIEWFLEKAAEIGIQTIIPLVSHRTEKEKIKAERLQNILVSAMLQSQQFYLPELLEPQPFEKVVTTNTDPQRLIAHCLPGQKRELVHHFQPGKDTIILIGPEGDFTPEEIQLALDKGFEPVSLGRNRLRTETAGMVSVTMMNMLNTGSPE, from the coding sequence ATGGACAAGCCTATCTTTTATGCGCCGGATATTGCTGCAGACGCGGCAGCTTATACAATGAATGAAGACACTTCCAAGTATTGTATACAGGTGCTCCGGCATGAAAACGGCGATGAGGTATTGTTGGCTGATGGCCGTGGGCACCGTTTTCATGCTGTGATCACGGATGACAACCGTAAGCGTTGCGGGGTACGGATCACCGGGTGTGATACGTTGCCGGCGCCGTCACCGGTACTTCGTATAGCCATTTCGTTTACTAAAAATACATCCCGGATCGAATGGTTTCTGGAAAAGGCCGCTGAAATAGGTATTCAGACGATCATTCCGCTGGTGAGCCACCGTACGGAGAAAGAGAAGATCAAAGCGGAGAGGCTGCAAAACATCCTGGTATCGGCCATGTTGCAATCGCAGCAGTTTTACCTGCCGGAGCTGCTGGAGCCGCAGCCGTTTGAGAAGGTGGTAACCACCAATACTGACCCGCAGCGGCTGATCGCTCACTGTTTGCCCGGACAAAAAAGGGAGCTGGTACATCATTTTCAACCCGGAAAAGATACCATTATCCTGATCGGGCCGGAGGGCGACTTTACGCCGGAAGAGATACAACTGGCGCTGGACAAGGGTTTTGAGCCGGTGTCGCTGGGGAGGAACCGGCTGCGGACAGAGACTGCGGGAATGGTATCTGTAACGATGATGAATATGCTGAATACCGGTTCTCCGGAATAA